In Euphorbia lathyris chromosome 2, ddEupLath1.1, whole genome shotgun sequence, the sequence GAGGTTAGAATGCAATTTTTGTACGGTTAAGTTAAgtgctatattttttttagtggaTTTCTAGCAATTTTTTCTTTGTCTTATTATTAATAGATGGAGGGATATGGGGATAGTACCTTTAAAATTATTGGATAactcattttcatttttcatattaactttaattaaaattaaaaaaaattaaaaaaactttgTAACTAATTGATTTATTTTCGTATTTAATTTGAATTCAACTATCATCAaatcatttcttaaaaaaaaaactattatcaAATCATGGTTTTcttctattttatattatttgatattttatttttaatatataaaatttgatattatctatataattttattatcaaaTATGATCTTGAGTTCACTTATTATTTCATTAAAACGTTGTAATACAGAAAACAAGGTTTTCATTCATAGATTTACTTTAACTCCTTCTAATATCAGATtgcaatttaaattttaaagaaGACTGTTTAGTTTGTGACggcaataaataaaaattaaggacGACTACTTTCACATATTGGTTTATTATATCTCCCCCATCCAGTTTTTCAGTAATGTCGAGATGTATGTTGGAGTATCTAAAATGAAAAGTAAAAGTGGATTGaagatttttatttaagacgaTGAAGATAGAACATGTAGTCATactcaaaatatagtattcaaatagatttttaattatttatagtgAATTATTATGCTAaaatctatattctatatataatataaaacagtaacgatggagctgaggtgtcacttcattattttttactgataaaaaaagataatataatatataatatattaattttaattatatcattatatttatctataaaaagattatttaaattaaatgtgaaaataaaataataatatttaatttatatactatatctaagagttctacataatttaaattaatccctaaaatctctctaattctcttcatatctatatctaaaagttctacagaatctaaattaatccctgaaatctctctaattctctaattctctgcatatctatatattatataatataaaatagtaacgattgagatgatgtgtcacttcctccttttttactgataaaaaatataatataatatattaactttagttataccgtattattatatttatttataaaaagattattttatccgtactatatctaagagttctacaaaatttaaattaatccttaaaatctctctaattctctgcatatttatatctaaaagttctacataatttaaattaatccctaaaatctcgcTAATTCTTTtaatatctatatctatatataatataaaacagcaACGATGAAACTAAggtgtcacttcattattttttactgataaaaaatataatataatatattaattttaataatattattatatttatctttaattatatcattaattgtaattattaaattatatttttgttaatatttatatattaagatgaatccgtgcatcgcacgggtcaaaaactagttagcataatatatagaaacacaaagattaattatttttctttcccaccCTTGATAAATTTTGATTGAGAAATCTTatgtttattaaaaataaaatctaaaattaccaaaagtttttttaaaaaaagaaaagtttatcgGTAATTTAAATGGCTTTAAATACGGTTACCGTTATATGCGAACCAATTAGCATCAGCATCATGATCATGATCATGATCAGGCTAACAATCCCCTTGGCGTTTGATATAAAAGGAAAGAAGACAGACAGGACGGACGGACATAGTTGAACTTGAAATGGAGGAGAAATGGGTTAAGCACTATTCTTCAAATCATCAAATACTATTAGTTGGGGAAGGcgatttctctttttcatctaccTTGGCTTTCTACTTTGGCTCTGCTTCTAACATCGTTGCAACCTCTCTTGATACTTATGGTAACCTAATCTCTTTCATACTTTCAATTtcgctttttcattcattttaatTGTTCTTGTTGTCAATTAGATATTGTGGTTGGGAAATACAAGAAAGCAAAATGGAATCTGGAAATGTTATTGAATTTAGGAGCATCTACATTACATGGAGTTGATGCCACCAAAATGAGACTTCACTCAGATTTCAAGATGCAAAAGTTCGACAGGATTATCTTCAATTTTCCTCATGCTGGCTTTCACGGAAAGGAAGATGACATCCGTCTCATAGAGTaagcttcttttttttttttatgattaacacattagtatgaaacAGAACTCCAAGTGAACTCCAATTTGGTTTATGTAGGAGACATAAGAAACTTGTGCTAGGTTTCTTCGCAAATGCAAGTGGAATGTTACGAGGCGATGGAGAAATACATGTAACCCACAAAACATCATTTCCGTTTAGCCTCTGGAACATTGAGGAACTTGCTTGGAGGAACTGTTTAGGATTAGTTGAGTGTGCTGATTTTAGGATACAAGACTATCCAGGTTATAACAACAAAAGAGGAGATAGCAGAAGATGCCCTTGGGAGAATGCACtaatttcaaattcaaattatttCCTGttggaaatgtagtcaggaacttGAATCAGACGCCTATAAGAAGTGATTCCTATGATTATGAGAGGTCCTTGGTTGAAGCATTTGGAAGACCTCAGCCTAATCCAACTGAATATCAGTATCTGCGAAAACTTGTTCAGATGTATGgatgaaaaagctccttttctAGCCTTAGATTAGATGTATATATTTAGTTGAATTCTCTTCTCTCAATTCAGTACTTCTTCTACTAAACACCTGCTCTGCTCTTGTGCTATGATTCTATATTTATCCCCTTTGTATCACACTTCTAACTGATTTTGAATTATGATGAATGGGTGTTGTTTtagtcaaaaaagttgaaatttatttcaaatttttaattgCCTTTTAAGCTTCAAGTACTAAATGCCAATAGCGGGTTGGGATGAATTGAATACTACGTTTTAAACAAAACAAGATTAAGGGATGTTTGGTGATATTAAGtacctttttgttttttttctaataaaatGATGGATGAAGAATAGGTTGTCACCCCTGCACCAAAGcaaagtttaattttattaaaagaaaaaaaaaaagagctcTGTTGTGTAAATACAGCAATCATCAAAATGAAAGAGTTACAGGAAGAAGTAGTTGAGCTTCACTATTATTCGAGACTCCAAACCGAGCCAATGCGTCATCCACTCTATTTCCTTCACGATAGATATTCGAAATAACAATATCCATAGCAGAACAATTAGTGAGACAGGGTAACTAATCATACCTTAGA encodes:
- the LOC136220893 gene encoding heavy metal-associated isoprenylated plant protein 41-like, which codes for MEEKWVKHYSSNHQILLVGEGDFSFSSTLAFYFGSASNIVATSLDTYDIVVGKYKKAKWNLEMLLNLGASTLHGVDATKMRLHSDFKMQKFDRIIFNFPHAGFHGKEDDIRLIERHKKLVLGFFANASGMLRGDGEIHVTHKTSFPFSLWNIEELAWRNCLGLVECADFRIQDYPGYNNKRGDSRRCPWENALISNSNYFLLEM